The sequence TCGGCAAATCGTTCGATTGAAGGATCACGCATGTTTCCCGCAGTTTGCACCGCATCTAGCGTTGCTGAACAAGGGAGCTGTAGTTCAGAACACGCGGACTCCCTTGTGTGAGGAGGCTACAAATAAGATTTTTGAGCTTTTGTTTGCCTTGGCGTTGCTCGATCTTAGCAATGAAGTAGTTCTTGACCACCCCTCCGAGGCTAAGGGTGATAATCCCGATGTTTTGGCAACGATTGACGGACAATGCTGGGGCTTCGCCTGCAAGACCATATATGGGTCCTCAGGGAAGACTTTTTATGACAATCTGAAAAAAGGGGTGGAGCAAATTGAAGCAGCTCCTAATGCTCAAGTCGGCGCTGTGGTCATAAGTCTTCGTAACGTAATACCTCACGATGAGTGCTGGCCGATTCTTAACTATGATGAGTATCGTACTGGCGCACAGCCAAAATTTGCCGCATACAGTCGACCGGAAGAGTTTGTTCGTGAGCGCATTGTTGAAACGATCAAGCAAAAACATGACCAGGTAGTTACTGAGATCGGCCTTCCTAACATAATGAAACTATTTGCCGGTAAAAAGTCTTTGCCTGGGTATCTCGCTTACTGCCCGACATGTACCGGACGCTATACTGTCCAGGGACCAGTTCCGCGGTCAATCAATATGCTGGGCGTTGGAGAGTTTGGCAACGTGCAAGCCCATCAAGGAATAATTGAGAAAATCAACGCGGCTTTACTTGAATGTTCGCAATGAAAATGATGAGGAGAAGCTGCCGCAGGGTTTGTCGTCAACCGATAGTGCTACTGATTGATAATCCGTGAATTGTTACTCTTCATTTTTTGCTCCCCCTTCCCAAAGCTTGACGGTGCGGTCCCAGGAGGCGCTGGCGAGGCGTTTGCCATCCGGAGAAAAGGTGAGGCAACGCACACCGCCACTATGCCCCTTGAGCGTTCGGAAGTTGCGACCGGTTGAGAGATCCCAGAATTTGATTGTTTGATCATCACTCGCGCTGACCAGGACCTTCCCATCCGGAGAGACGACCAGGCTCCGCACCCAGCCCTTATGGCCGGTGAGGGTTTTTTTCTCCACGACATTCGGCATCTCGAAGAGCTTGATGGTGGTATCCCGGCTGCCGGTAATCAGGAGTTTGGCATCGGGCGTGAAGGTCATGGCACCTATCCAGTAGTCCATCGGTTTTTGGAATCCGCCGTCATCCTCGATGAAGTAGCCGCGGGTCTCGGTAGAATCTTCCTGGTCTCTCCGCCAATGCCCGTCATGGAGCACTTTCTCCTCGCCGCTGGGGAGCACTTCCCAAACCTTGATCTTCCCGATGTCCGTTCCGCTGGCGAGATGAATACCGTCCGGAGAAAACGCGATGCAGACCGACCAGTGGTGATCATACTCATCTTTCCCGAGTAAGGTCATCAGCTCGGTGCCGGTGGTGACTTCCCAAATCTTGATGTCTTTGTTATGACTGCCGCGTGCCAGCATGAGGCCGTCGGGCGAGAGTGAAAGGCTGCAGACATTGTGATCGTACCGTGTGAACAAGAGCTTCATCGGCTCGCCGGTTTTGCCGTTCCAGAGACGGATAGTGCGGTCTTCACTGCCGGTGGCTAGAGTGTGTCCATCGGGGGTGAAGACGATGGCACGAATGTCATGGGTGTGGCCACGCAGGGAGCGCAGCAACCGGCCGGTTTCGATGTCCCACATGCGCACGAGGCGTTCGGCTCCGCCGCTGGCGAGCATGGAGCCGTCCGGTGAAAACGCGACGGCCCAGACTCCGTGCGAATGGCCACGAAACGTATTCACCTCACGGCAGTCGGCGCTCCAATACTCCAAAAAGTCGAGAGGAGGTGTCGATGCTGGCGATGTTTCCATAGAGAGGGTCGAGAGCGATTGAGGCATCGTCGGTTCCGGCATGGGGTAGCATCTTTCTTCGGCCGTCTGGTTCTTGATTGGTCGACAGCCCGGCCAGTATAATTCTGTCGGTCGTTCGGATCGTAAGAGATGCCTCGCGGCCAAGTCAACCCTTCAACCGCTCTGTCTGTCGGAGGGGGACATGCTCAGGGTTGACGCTGAACTTGTTCAAGGACAGTGTCGAAGGGACAAGCCGGCTCCAGCTGCCATGTTGTCGGAGGAGTCGCGTATGTTGTGTTGTTGTTCTATGTGTACCCTCTAGCCGCGGAGGGCTCTGTATAATAATGGAAATCAGATTCCAACCAGCGTTGCTTCAGGAAGTGATCGATTCGTTCGTCGAGAAGACGGAACGGGAAGGCGATCCGACCTACTACAAAGAGTTTCATGAGCATGCCGATCCGATTTACGAGAAGTTCATCCTCGAAGATCGGGAGGCGGAGTTCAAAAAACTGTACCAATATCTCTTCGGCATTTGGGGGTTCTCAGATATCGTGCGCGACTCCTTCAACGAGTATCCGCTCTTGAAGCAGAAGGTGGGAATCGTTCTGGTCAAGGGAGTGTTGAAGGAAGATCAGGAAGGCGTCGATATCCTGAGGAAATGGGGATCGGTCGAGAAAGATCTGGCCAAGGAGTTCGAAGACAAAGGCATGAAGGGCGTTGGGATCAAATTGATCCCTCGTCGATTTTACGACCCGGCGTTGACTCGCTATTGTCGCCATGAGTTGATGCATATTTCCGATATGATCGACCCGCAATTCGGTTACGATCCGGATACCAAGATGGGACTCAACCCAGGCGAAGAGACCTTACTCTTGCAGCGCTATCGTGTGCTGTGGAGCCTGAGCGTGGATAGTCGGTTGGTGGCGGCAGGTAAAGAGCCGATGTTGAGTAAAGAGGATCGATTCAAGGAGTTTCGGTCTTGGTATCGAAAAATTCCACCCCCGCAACTGAAATCGGTGTTTGAAGGACTCTGGCAAACATCATACTTCACCCATTCAGAATTGATCGAAATGTCTGCAGACACGCTCCGCGTGATGGATCGAGCCGTGGATGTGGAAGGCGGTGAGGTGCCGGAGACGGAAAACAAGATCATGCTTATGCCGGGGTTTCCTTGTCCCTTGTGTCGGTTTCCGACCTACTCGTGGGTGGAGGACATGGGCACGAAATTGGAACCGTATGTGCTCGACTTCATCCGTGAGAATCACCCGGGGTGGGATATCGAATTCGGGGCCTGCGATCGCTGCGTAGAAGTCTATAAGTTGCGTGCTGATGGCGTTATGTAATGGGCACGAACCCTTCATACGGTCGGCGGGATTTTCTGAAGGATTCGGTTCTCTCAACCGTCAAGGCCGCGCAAGAGTTCGTGAAAGAAGCAGACGGCCTCCGCAAAGAGCAAGCCCCGGCGGCTCCGGTTCGTCTCGACTGGTTGCGCCCTCCCGGTGCCGTGGAAGAGCCGACCTTTCTCGAGCGATGCACAAAATGTCATGATTGCGTGAATGCCTGTCCGCCTCACGCCATTCTTGCCCATCCGACCGACGGCACACCGGTTCTGTATGCCGATCAATCACCGTGCCTCCTGTGTGAGGACTTTCCTTGCGTTGCGGCCTGCGAGACGGACGCGCTCGTACCGGTCGAATACCGTCGCGAGGTCAGAATGGGAATCGCGGCGATCTCACATCGGCTGTGCACGGCAGGCCAAGGATGCCACGCGTGTGTGTCGCGGTGTCCAACCGCTGCCCTCGCTATGGATTTCGAGTCGTTGTGCCTTTCAGTGGTGACGGAAGCCTGCGTGGGATGTGGGATGTGTGAGATGGTCTGTAAGACCGTCAATGATCACGTGGCGATTCGAGTGGTGCCTGCGAGACATTTGACGGAGATCAGCCAATGATACCAACCCCCCAACAATGCGACTCGCCGAGAGAGAAATTCGACGGCCATGATCAAACCAATTCACCCTTGACTTCGTGCAAGCCTTTTCATATACATACATGGCTACGTTATTCGACCATGGTGAAGACGTGCGTGGTTAACGAAGCGGTTAGGAGGCGATGTCTGTGACGAGCCAACAACCAATCAAAGGGTTGTCCCCCGTAGCAACCGCCACAATGCCAAGTCCCTCTGCCATCAAGGATTCTCCTGCCGTTGAGCGCGCGCTCGGTCGCAGCAAGATCTATCTTTTGATTTCCTGGAGTCTTCTGTACCCGGAAGATGAAGAATTTCTCGATTACCTCCGGTGCGGAGAGTTTGTGGAGGATGGGAGGGCTGCGCTCGATGCGCTGGAAGTTGCCCTTGGCTCAGACGGGAGTGAGCGAGCGAAGGGAAAGTTAAGCGTGCTGAGGAAGCAGATGGATTCAATCGAAGACTTGGTTGCCTCAGAATGTGTCAATTGGCAACTCAGCGATCTCCAGTCTGAACATCGCCGAGTGTTCAGCAATGTCATCACGCTCGATTGTCCTCCCTACGAAACCCTTTTCGGGAATGACCACGTATTCGCGCAGTCCCATGTGATGGGAGATATTTCAGGGTTTTACAAGGCCTTTGGAGTCGAGTTGTCCAAAGATATCCATGAGCGGCTCGACCACCTCAGTGTCGAGTTCGAGTTCATGCATTTTCTCGCCTACAAAGAATCATATTCACGCTGTCATGACGGTATCGAAAAAACACAGATCGTGGTCGATGCCCAGAAGAAATTCGTCAAGAACCATATCGGCCGATGGGTACCGCTTTTTTGTCGTATGCTGGCCAAAAAGGCGGATTCCGGCCCGTTCAAATTGATCGCCGATCTGACGGCCGAATGGCTGGATTTTGAAACCGCGTTTCTGGGTGTGGTGCCTCAGCCCTATACGGAAACCGATTACCGTCCGGCGACGTTCAGCTCTCCGGAAGGGCAGACGTATGAGTGTGGTGCGCAGGATCAAGGGAATGAATTGAGCATGCTGCTGAACGAGGTGGGTGCGCAATCGTACATGGATGTGAAGGATAAAGAGAAAGATACGGAGCAGGGGGGGCCTGCCGGAACTGCGTAAGCGACTCAATCGATACGGTTAATTGAAGAGATGTTTTCTTTACCATCATCGAGAGGAGGAATTAGCACATGAGAATAGCGCAGACGACCAACAAGAAATTGGTGTTTGCCATTCTTCTCTCCGTCCTCACCGTCGGATTGCTGCTGACGATGGGGCAAGTACCATTGGCCGTCAGTCAACCGGTGACTATTCCGGCAAAGACGGTCAAGGGCCCGATTCCCATGGACGGCGCCAATCCCATTTGGGAAAGTGTTCCAGGTGTCGTTATTCCGTTGAGCGGGCAATTGATTACCACACCGATGCACCCCAACATCTCCGTGAAGTCGGTGTTCGTCAAGGCCATGACCAATGGAAAGGAGATCGGGTTGCGGTTGGAGTGGAATGACCAGACGAAGAATGACACAGCGATCGGCCCACAGGACTTCCGAGACCAAGTGGCGGTGATGTTTCCTGTCAATACGGCCGGGGCTCCACCGTTCCAGTGCATGGGGCAATCCGGTGGGACGACCAACATCTGGCGGTGGAATGCGGAATGGCAGAAGGACATCGGCAAGGACAGCGCAGGTATCTGGGACGTGGACGATCAATATCCTGGCATTTTCTGGGACTATTATTTTGAAGAGCCTGCCGGCGGCGTGACCTATCCGGACCGAATTGGCCGAAGCCTGGGGCCTTTCAATTCCGGCATTTGGTCTGGCAACATTATGTCCGACCCGACGCTCCGCGTGAGTTCAGTGGAGGATTTGAGCGCGAATGGCTTCAGCACGCTCACGACCCAGGCGCATCAGGATGTTATCGGGAATGGCGTGTGGGAACCATCAGGGTCGATCAAGGGCGGTGGGTACACCGGTCCGACCTGGCGGGTTGTCGTGAAGCGGACCTTGGAAAATGGTGATGCAAATGATGTCCAGTTCAAATCCGGGATGTCTGTGCCGATCGCCTTTGCAGTGTGGGATGGGGCCAACATCGAACGGAACGGCATGAAGTCATTGTCGACCTGGTTCACGCTGAAACTCTAATGTCTCAGTCGATGTGCGGGGCGTTGTTGCTATAACTGAACGCGTCCAGTAGTGAAAGAGAAGCCTCGGATCGATTCCTGCCAGGAAGGGATGGTCCGAGGCTCTTTTTTTTCGATGATGATATCGACAGTTGGAGGAATGTCGGCCTGTGGGATTGCATTTCACAAACTGCGGGAGGTATAAGAAGAACATTCATCGAAATCACTGATTTTTCAGAATAAAAGGACTTGCTTTGCCATGAAAGTCTCGTTGCTGTTCCCTCCGACATGGCACCCTTCTCAGCCCTATCTCAGCTTGCCGTCTTTGACGGGATTTCTGCACCAGGGTGGAGTTTCCGACGTTTCACAACGCGATCTCGGCATCGAATTGCTGGATACGGTACTGACCCGAAGTTATGCGGCTGAGGTGTATCAACTCTTGATCGCCAAGCAGCGTGAGCTTGAGCGGTCTCAGACCGGAGAGACCGGTGCCGGCAGTCGAGAGCACTATGCAAAAGTGACTGATTCTCTCGATCGATTCTCCTATCTCGTTGACCGTATCGAGCTCGCCAAAGAGACATTGCGCAGTGAGGGGTTTTACGATCCGGATGCCTATCGCGCCAGCCTGTTCATGATCGATAAATGGTTGGAAGTCGTCTCCGCAGTCTACTTTCCGACCCGACTCACGGTTGTGGATAATCAGTTTGGAAACTACTCGATCTATTCTTCCAAAGATCTGATGAAGGTCGTTCGGGACGAGGCACAGAATCCCTTTCTCAGCCTCTTCCGGAACCGATTCATTCCGTCGATCGTCGACAGCCGCCCCGATCTCATTGGGGTGTCAATCACCGCGACCTCGCAGATCATTCCCGGGCTGACACTCTGTCGGTTGATCAAAGAGGCCGCTCCCGACCTCCACGTGACCATCGGTGGCAGCATCTTTACTCGTCTCGTCGACAACATCCGCCGCTGTCCGAATCTGTTCGAGTTAGCTGACGATATCGTCGTATTCGAAGGGGAAACGGCTTTGCTGGAATTGGTGAATCAGCTGGCAGGCAAGAAGGATTACAGCAAGGTTCCGAACCTCATCTATCGTAACAACGGGAAAATCACCATCAACCAGCCGTTCTACTCAGAAAATGTCAATCAACTCCCGGCGCCGAACTACGATGGGTTTCCGCTGGATCGCTATTTGTCGCCGGAACCGGTGCTTCCGGTCCAGTTTTCTCGCGGGTGTTACTATAAAGATTGCGCATTCTGCGCGCTCACCCTCGATCACCAGAATTTCCGTCAGAAAGACCCAGCGCGGACCATCGAAGAATTGCAGTGGCTCAAGCAACGCTATGGTGTACGGCATTTCTTTTTCACGGACGAGTGCTTCGCGTTGGCGCCGACGAAACGGTTGTGTCAGCAGATGATCGAGAAACAACTCGATGTGAAATGGACCTGCGAGATGCGGTTCGAGAAAAACCTCTCTCGCGAGCTATTGGCCTCCATGAGGCATGCCGGCTGTTTGAAGATCGTCTTCGGATTGGAATCCTTCAATCAGCGCATCATGGATTTCATGAAAAAGGGGATCAAGCAAGAATGGGTTCGGCGCATCGCGAATGATTGCGTCGATCTCGGGATTGCCGTGCATTGTTACATCATCGTCGGGTTCCCTACGGAAAAAGAAGAAGAAGCGCTGGAAACGATGAACTTCATCGTCGAAAACAAGAGACTGCATCAATCATACGGATTTTCTTGCCAGCCCTGCTTGTTCGATTTGGAAAAAGAAGCCCCGATCATGAGCGACCCTGGCGCATACGGGATTCGTCGTATCATGCGGCCGTCTGCGGAGGACCTCAGCCTTGGTTTCTTCTACGAGGTGCAAGAGGGTATGACTCCCGATGAAGCGGAACGGCTCTACCAATATGTGTATGAGCGGATCAGCGAGGTGGTATGCGAACTCCCGTTCAACTATGCCATGGCGGATGGATTGTTGTACATCTCACGGGCAAAGGAAGGTGCTGAGCAGGCACCATTGGCCGCACGTTGACCCGATTTTTTTGTGACCGCTATAATACCCAGTCTGTGATGGGTGGAGTGATGAGCGTAGCCGCACGAAGCGAACGGTTGACGGGAAGGATTTCGGACTTCGGCCCGTTGTTCGAGTATACCGTCAAATTGGTCCTGCTGGCGTCATTCCTCGAGCTGGTGCTCTATCGTTTGCTCTCACGTCTCGGAATGCATCTGAGTAAAATGGCAGCGGATCATCCATGGATTACGCCGACGTTTACCGCGTTGACCGAAGTCGGGACATGGCTGATCAACATCGTTGCCGTGTTGTTGTTCCTGGCTCTCATATTGACCATCACCAACCGATGGAGAGGCCAGGGCACAAGTGGGCTGGTCAGGGGAGGAATCGCAGGCACGGTCCTATTGTTGCTGCTGACCATCATGTTCCTCGTTGTGCAGCCTGGGATGCTGGGCTCGGTCCTCTACAACGGTTTGACGCTCGTGATTCTAACGGTATTCATGTCGGAGTACTGGATCACCCATCGCGAGTCAACGCAACGAGTGTTGGCAGCCGTCTACTATCTCGGTGTCTCCGGATGGTTGTACTATCAGATCGTGTCGACCTTTTACAGTTGGACCGGGGCGCTCGCTGCGCCTCCGTTGGTGTATGAATCGCACCGTGCGGGTGAAGCGTTTATGCTTCTGGCCAGTTACCTGGTTTTTGTCGCCTACGGGAAGAGCAAGAGCGTCTCGCTTCGTACGAAAAATCGACGTCAATTGAGCCGAGCCATTTGGTTTTGGTCGACCGCCGCGATCCTGTTCTCGACGATGATCGTCGCCGACTATCTCTTGGATCTGTACAGCCCGGCATTTGCCTCAGCCGTTCGGCAGGCTTCGCAAGGCATCGGCTGGATCTTCCAATTCGGTATGGGTTACACGTTCTATCTGCCCTTCGCAATTTATGTCGGTGGACTGCTGTGCTGGTCGTATACGGTGGTGAAATTGTTGATGACGGGGCGATTGGCTGGTTATGGGATCGGGCTCATGTTCCTCGCTGGCTACGCATTATTGTTCTCGAACCTTACGTTGATGGTCATCCTTGGAGTGATGTTGCTCGCGCTTGACCGAGCGAAGGCGAGCACGACGGAAGCATTGTCGACGACGAGAAGCTCCGTGATGCCTGCAGCGGAGAGACTGATGACGGGGCAAGCATAAACTAAAGAACGAGATATGTGATGGATACACCTGAACCGACAACATCCCAAACAGATATGGCGGTTGATTCTGGAGATCTCCCTCTTTCGCCGGACGAAGAAATTGCCGGAATCGAAAAGTTGTTGGCGAGTGAGCCTGATGATTTTCAGGCACGCTGCCGTCTCGGCGAGTTGTATTTCAGCAAGGGGCGACTGGATGATGCCTTGGCGGAAGTCAAGAAGTCGATCGAGATGGCCGAAGGGCTTCGCGCGGAGATGAATCGCTC is a genomic window of Candidatus Nitrospira kreftii containing:
- a CDS encoding hypothetical protein (conserved protein of unknown function), with the protein product MTTNPDIQRNLSQPGQVVTYLALEQLVYSFEGVLKRFGIPIQSGSELEKACLSVQEVMHKNQNPNICDPQEDIRHEFREVLGIWVFLRQIVRLKDHACFPQFAPHLALLNKGAVVQNTRTPLCEEATNKIFELLFALALLDLSNEVVLDHPSEAKGDNPDVLATIDGQCWGFACKTIYGSSGKTFYDNLKKGVEQIEAAPNAQVGAVVISLRNVIPHDECWPILNYDEYRTGAQPKFAAYSRPEEFVRERIVETIKQKHDQVVTEIGLPNIMKLFAGKKSLPGYLAYCPTCTGRYTVQGPVPRSINMLGVGEFGNVQAHQGIIEKINAALLECSQ
- a CDS encoding hypothetical protein (conserved protein of unknown function); amino-acid sequence: MPQSLSTLSMETSPASTPPLDFLEYWSADCREVNTFRGHSHGVWAVAFSPDGSMLASGGAERLVRMWDIETGRLLRSLRGHTHDIRAIVFTPDGHTLATGSEDRTIRLWNGKTGEPMKLLFTRYDHNVCSLSLSPDGLMLARGSHNKDIKIWEVTTGTELMTLLGKDEYDHHWSVCIAFSPDGIHLASGTDIGKIKVWEVLPSGEEKVLHDGHWRRDQEDSTETRGYFIEDDGGFQKPMDYWIGAMTFTPDAKLLITGSRDTTIKLFEMPNVVEKKTLTGHKGWVRSLVVSPDGKVLVSASDDQTIKFWDLSTGRNFRTLKGHSGGVRCLTFSPDGKRLASASWDRTVKLWEGGAKNEE
- a CDS encoding hypothetical protein (conserved protein of unknown function); the protein is MEIRFQPALLQEVIDSFVEKTEREGDPTYYKEFHEHADPIYEKFILEDREAEFKKLYQYLFGIWGFSDIVRDSFNEYPLLKQKVGIVLVKGVLKEDQEGVDILRKWGSVEKDLAKEFEDKGMKGVGIKLIPRRFYDPALTRYCRHELMHISDMIDPQFGYDPDTKMGLNPGEETLLLQRYRVLWSLSVDSRLVAAGKEPMLSKEDRFKEFRSWYRKIPPPQLKSVFEGLWQTSYFTHSELIEMSADTLRVMDRAVDVEGGEVPETENKIMLMPGFPCPLCRFPTYSWVEDMGTKLEPYVLDFIRENHPGWDIEFGACDRCVEVYKLRADGVM
- a CDS encoding hypothetical protein (conserved protein of unknown function), translated to MGTNPSYGRRDFLKDSVLSTVKAAQEFVKEADGLRKEQAPAAPVRLDWLRPPGAVEEPTFLERCTKCHDCVNACPPHAILAHPTDGTPVLYADQSPCLLCEDFPCVAACETDALVPVEYRREVRMGIAAISHRLCTAGQGCHACVSRCPTAALAMDFESLCLSVVTEACVGCGMCEMVCKTVNDHVAIRVVPARHLTEISQ
- a CDS encoding hypothetical protein (conserved protein of unknown function), with protein sequence MTSQQPIKGLSPVATATMPSPSAIKDSPAVERALGRSKIYLLISWSLLYPEDEEFLDYLRCGEFVEDGRAALDALEVALGSDGSERAKGKLSVLRKQMDSIEDLVASECVNWQLSDLQSEHRRVFSNVITLDCPPYETLFGNDHVFAQSHVMGDISGFYKAFGVELSKDIHERLDHLSVEFEFMHFLAYKESYSRCHDGIEKTQIVVDAQKKFVKNHIGRWVPLFCRMLAKKADSGPFKLIADLTAEWLDFETAFLGVVPQPYTETDYRPATFSSPEGQTYECGAQDQGNELSMLLNEVGAQSYMDVKDKEKDTEQGGPAGTA
- a CDS encoding putative Nitrite oxidoreductase, gamma subunit gives rise to the protein MRIAQTTNKKLVFAILLSVLTVGLLLTMGQVPLAVSQPVTIPAKTVKGPIPMDGANPIWESVPGVVIPLSGQLITTPMHPNISVKSVFVKAMTNGKEIGLRLEWNDQTKNDTAIGPQDFRDQVAVMFPVNTAGAPPFQCMGQSGGTTNIWRWNAEWQKDIGKDSAGIWDVDDQYPGIFWDYYFEEPAGGVTYPDRIGRSLGPFNSGIWSGNIMSDPTLRVSSVEDLSANGFSTLTTQAHQDVIGNGVWEPSGSIKGGGYTGPTWRVVVKRTLENGDANDVQFKSGMSVPIAFAVWDGANIERNGMKSLSTWFTLKL
- a CDS encoding B12-binding domain-containing radical SAM protein, which translates into the protein MKVSLLFPPTWHPSQPYLSLPSLTGFLHQGGVSDVSQRDLGIELLDTVLTRSYAAEVYQLLIAKQRELERSQTGETGAGSREHYAKVTDSLDRFSYLVDRIELAKETLRSEGFYDPDAYRASLFMIDKWLEVVSAVYFPTRLTVVDNQFGNYSIYSSKDLMKVVRDEAQNPFLSLFRNRFIPSIVDSRPDLIGVSITATSQIIPGLTLCRLIKEAAPDLHVTIGGSIFTRLVDNIRRCPNLFELADDIVVFEGETALLELVNQLAGKKDYSKVPNLIYRNNGKITINQPFYSENVNQLPAPNYDGFPLDRYLSPEPVLPVQFSRGCYYKDCAFCALTLDHQNFRQKDPARTIEELQWLKQRYGVRHFFFTDECFALAPTKRLCQQMIEKQLDVKWTCEMRFEKNLSRELLASMRHAGCLKIVFGLESFNQRIMDFMKKGIKQEWVRRIANDCVDLGIAVHCYIIVGFPTEKEEEALETMNFIVENKRLHQSYGFSCQPCLFDLEKEAPIMSDPGAYGIRRIMRPSAEDLSLGFFYEVQEGMTPDEAERLYQYVYERISEVVCELPFNYAMADGLLYISRAKEGAEQAPLAAR
- a CDS encoding hypothetical protein (conserved membrane protein of unknown function), producing MSVAARSERLTGRISDFGPLFEYTVKLVLLASFLELVLYRLLSRLGMHLSKMAADHPWITPTFTALTEVGTWLINIVAVLLFLALILTITNRWRGQGTSGLVRGGIAGTVLLLLLTIMFLVVQPGMLGSVLYNGLTLVILTVFMSEYWITHRESTQRVLAAVYYLGVSGWLYYQIVSTFYSWTGALAAPPLVYESHRAGEAFMLLASYLVFVAYGKSKSVSLRTKNRRQLSRAIWFWSTAAILFSTMIVADYLLDLYSPAFASAVRQASQGIGWIFQFGMGYTFYLPFAIYVGGLLCWSYTVVKLLMTGRLAGYGIGLMFLAGYALLFSNLTLMVILGVMLLALDRAKASTTEALSTTRSSVMPAAERLMTGQA